The sequence below is a genomic window from Candidatus Omnitrophota bacterium.
AGCTTATTTTTTGGGGAGAGAAAGACCAGGCAAATGTTACTCCTGACGATAAATCCGATAACCTGTGGTATAAATATTATATTAATCCATCCGGTGACTTTGTGATCAAGGAGTGCGTAAATTCATCTTGCAACGCGGGATCCGAGGATATATTAATTGATAAAGACTTTCAACCTAAAATAGAATTCATTTATGAAAAGGATTCCGCGCCGAATTTTCTTAAAGTTTTATTAACTGCCCAGAATAAGAAACCTGCTTTGGGATCTCAGGCCCAGATTGTAAAAGAAGCAGGTTTGAGATTCTGGTTTATTGACATAGCCAAATGATAGCCATAATATCTTCTGTAATTGTTATAATTAGTTCTATTGTGGTCACGCTTGTAAGTTTTAATCCTAATTTCCACAGTATGATGGAAAATGATTTCAAGCGTTCCGCGTTTAATAATGCATACCTATATAGCTGGGAGATAGCACAGCTTAAGGTGCGTTCTGGTCAGCTTACAAACACGAAAACCAAGATTAATGACTTGCCGCTTGGCTATTTAACTAAAAAAGGCGGTACTGAAGTGCAGAAATTCAAGACCGATATAACCTTAAAGCCTGCCGATGGATCGCTTACTATCATTGTAGAGGAAGACAATTGACAAGTCTCGCCTCTTTTCGTATAATAATTTTTCATGAGAATAAAAGACTGTAAATCTTTGAGTTTGCTTTTGTTAGGTTTTTTCTTGTTGCCTGCATTGTTAACAGCCCAAGAAGCGCCTCAACGCTCTTTAGAGGCAATAGAGTTTTTTGCGGGTTACGGCTGGAATCAATTAAAGCCTTTCAAAGCTGGAGAACCAAGAAAAGATTACCGCCAAATCCCTTTATTAGCAGATTTTGATTTCAATCTTAAGAACTTCACCAAGAAAGTGGGGGTTAATCCTCCCGGTTTACTGCAATTTCAGGTTGAGCCATTTTTTTCTTTTGTTACAAGCCCGGATAGAAATATAGAAACCGGCACCTCGTTTTTTATAAAAATCGGGATATTGCCCCAAACTTCCCGTATACAACCTTATATCAAAGCCGGGCCCGGTATGGTTTATATGACCCAGAATACCGCAGAACAGGGTACGAAATTTAATTTTATTGAAACCGGCGCTGCCGGATTTCATTTTTTCATAAATAAAAACACAGCCTTTAGCGCGGAATACAGGTTTCGCCATCTCTCCAATGCCGGGATAAAAGAACCTAACGGAGGCATTAATTCCCGTTTTGTCTTAGCCGGCGTAACATACCAATATTAATAATCTTGAAGGATATTAAAATGCCTCTTTGTATAGGAAAATTAAAAATTCCTTCGCGGCTTATCTTAGCCCCTATGGCAGGAGTTACAGATTTTCCTTTTCGTTCTCTTAACCGCAGGTTTGGCTGTGAGTTTGCTTTTGTGGAGATGATCAATGTGCGCTCTTTAAGCCATAAAAGCAAAAAAACCAAATCCATGCTTTTTTCGGATAATAAGGATTCGCCTTTGGGAGTGCAGATATTAGGCTGTGAGTCAGAATACATTCTAAAGGGCATGGAGGTTTTGGCTAATTATAAGTATGATCTATTGGATTTTAATTCTGCCTGCCCCGCAAAAAAGATCGTGCGCAGGCATGAGGGATCGTATCTGATGCGTACCCCAAAGAAATTGGCGAAATTGCTAAAGCTTGTGGTTAAAAATTCCAAAGTTCCGGTAACAGTTAAAATCCGTTCCGGATGGGATAAGGATTCTATTAATGCTGCGGATGTAGCGCTTGCTTGCCAGGACGCAGGGGTGTCGTGTGTTTTTATGCATGGCCGAAGCAGAATGCAGGAGTATTCCGGAAACGTGGATTATAAAATTATTAAACAAACCAAGAAAGTTTTACAGATTCCGCTAGTAGCAAGCGGAGATATTTTTGACGCAAGGTTAGCTAAAAAGATGTTTGATGAGACCGGATGCGATGGTTTGGCGGTTGCGCGCGGCGCGTTAGGGAATCCATGGCTATTTAATCAGATAGGCAAATATTTAGATAAAGGGATTTTGATTGATCAGCCCAAGGTAGAGGAAATTAAAAAGGTTATGCGGGAACACCTTGATGGTTGCGTGAAATTTTACAACGCAAAACCCGCGGTAATAATCTTTCGGAAATTCTTTGTCTGGTATACCAAGGGCCTGCGTGATATAAGGAAAATCCGGCAGGATGCTATGAGCATAACTTCTCTTGATAAAATGCAGAAAATTATAGATGGGCTTGAAGAATAAAGATATAATATCAGCTATCAGCTTTCAGCTAAAAGCGTAAAGCTTAAAGCGAAAAACTAAAACTTAAAGCGAAAAATGAAAAGCAAAAACTAAAAGCGAAAAAGGAAGAATGGATATGAAAAAAATAGAATTAATGTTAACGGCATTCATTGCGGCAGGGATTTTCTTGTCTAGCGCGCAGGCTTCGGAAATAAAAGTAGAGGCGCAGGTGGATAAGAAAGCAATGACTACGGATGAAGCGCTTACCTACAAAATAAGCGTTTCTTCTTTGGAAAACAAGCTTCCCGAAATAAAGCTTCCTGATTTTGCAGGCTTCACAGTAATTTCGCAGGCGCAATCAAGCTCATTTAACTTTTCTTCTGGAAAGGCCAATAATAGCGCGGTATTTATATATGTTTTAGCTTGTTTGAAGGTAGGGAAATTGGAGATCAAACCAGCTTCAGTAAAAATAGGAAAAGATACATTTACCACAGAATCTTTTGTTATAGAAGTAAAGCAAGGTAAGAATCCCTTAAGATCAAGGCCAGAAAAGCAAGATAATGCTTTGCCGGAAGAATTTACTTCTGACCGCCCGCAATACGCATTATAAAGCTTATGGAAAATAATCCGCTTGAGCAGTCTGTCCAGTATCTAAAAGGGGTCGGCCCGGCACGCCTTAAATTGCTGCAGAAAATAGGGGTTAATTCTTTAGAAGACCTTTTGTATTATTTCCCCCGCCGCTATCAAGACCGCAGGAATTTTATTCCAATAGCAGCTTTAGAGCAAGGCCAAGTTCAGGCAATTAGAGCTAAGATTATTTCTTGTTATCAGCGCAGTTCTTTTTACCGCCGCGGGTTTAAGATAACTGAAATCGTTGCCGCAGATAAAAGCGGGAAAATTACCTGTGTCTGGTTTAACCAGCCCTACATTAAAAATTATTTGAAGATCGGCGAGGAAGCTATTTTCTACGGCAGAGTGGGGAGTTTTGGCAAGAAACTGCAGATGCACTCTCCGGAATTTGAAGTCTTATCTGTTGGCGAAGATGCGCAAGCAAATAGCGACAGCCTTATGCCGGTGTATTCTTTGCCGGATTCTATCACCCAGAGATATTTCCGGGATCTTATAAAATTAGTGATAGATGCCTATTTGCCAAAGCTGCATGATTTTATTCCTTATAGTATGCGTCAGCGTAATAATTTGTTAAACCTTGCCAAGGCGCTGGTAAGTATTCATTTTCCTGCTGATCAAGAGGCGCGGGCCTTAGCCTATCAACGCTTGGCCTTTGATGAATTCCTGTTTTTCCAAATACCGCTGGCTTTAAGAAAACATCGCAGGAAAGAAGAACAGGGTATCGCCCATAAAACAGAAGGGGGCTTAGTGGATTGTTTCCTGCGCGGGTTAGGTTTTAAGCTAACTTCTTCGCAGGAGCAGGTTTTAAAAGAGATCAAGAAAGATATGGCCAGCCCTCAAGTTATGCAGCGGCTTTTACAGGGCGATGTTGGTTCAGGCAAGACCGTGGTAGCTACAGCTTCTTGCCTAATGGCTGTTCAGGGAGGCTTTCAGGCGGCATTTATGGTGCCTACGGAAATCTTGGCGAGACAGCATTATGAGAAAATAAGCTCTCAGCTTTCAGCTATCAGCCGTCAGCCTTCAGCTATCAGCCGTCAGCCTTCAGCTATCAGCTTTCAGCTAAAAGCAATAAAAGTGGCTTTACTAACTAGTGCGTTGAATAAGAAAGAAAAAGAGAAAATATATCAAGGCATAAAAAATGGAGCAATAAATTTGGTGATTGGCACGCACGCTTTACTGCAGCAACAGGTTGAATTTAAGAATCTGGGGCTGGTGGTTATTGATGAACAGCATAAATTCGGCGTGGGTCAGCGAGCGTTATTGCCGCAAAAAGGAAAAAGCCCGGATATTCTGATCATGACCGCCACCCCTATCCCGCGGACTTTAGCAATTACCATTTATGGGGATTTGGATGTTTCTGTTATTTCGGAGTTACCTGCGGGCAAGGGCAAGATTAAGACCATGAATTTTTCCGTCGGGCAAGAAAAAGCGGCCTATAGTTTGGCTAAAAAAGAGCTTGAGGCAGGCCGTCAGGCGTATATTATTTATCCGGTTATTGAAGAGTCTTATGCTTTGGATATGGAGGGCGCCAAGAAAAAATACGCGCAATTAAGTTCCGGAGATTTTAAACAATACCGCTTAGGGCTTATCCATGGCAGGCTTGATGACAAACAGCAGAATCAATTGATGCAGGATTTCCGGGATAAGAAATTAGACATTCTTGTTTCTACCACTATTCTGGAAGTCGGGATTGATATCCCCAATGCTACCTGTATAATCATTGAGAATGCCGAACGTTTTGGCTTGTCGCAGTTACATCAATTGCGGGGGCGGGTAGGAAGAGGCAAAGATGACGCCTATTGTTTATTGATTGCCAATACTTCTACTGTTGAAGCCAAGGCGCGCATGGAGGCAATGGTAAATTATAGCGATGGTTTTCATATTTCCGAGGAAGATTTAAGAATCCGGGGGCCGGGTGAATTCTTCGGCATGCGCCAGCATGGCCTAAGCCAGCTTAAGATCGCCAATCCTCTGACCCAGATGCAGCTTTTAAAGAAGGCGCGTGATGAGGCACTGCGTTTGATTAATGACGATGCGGGGCTTGTTGCCAAAGACAATGTCTTGATCAGGCAGCGTTTATTCAAGGCCTTTCCGGAATATGAAAATTTAATACTCACGGGATAACAGATGCGTATTACAAGCGGCATTTACAAGAATCGTAAGCTTAAGATGCCTGCAGGTATTCGTCCGACACAGGAGAAAACCCGCAAGGCCATATTTGATATTATGGGCGATATATCGGGCTTGAGGTTTTTGGAGCTTTTTGCCGGGTCAGGGGCGGTAGGTTTTGAGGCTTTGTCGCGGCAAGTTGAAGAGGTGGTCTTAGTGGAAGATAGCCGCGCCTGCCAAAAGGTGATTCAGGAGGCTATCCGGGATTGGAAAATCCCGAATTGTTCGCTTTTGCCTTTGCCTGTTCCCAAAGCCATAGAAATACTGGTGAAAAATAACGATAGATTTGATATTATCTTTATGGACCCCCCGTATTACCAGGATTGGGCAAAAAAAATCTTGCAAAGCCTATCCTCTTGTGATATATTAGCGCCCAATGGTTTTGTGGTTGCCCAGACGCACAAAACAGAGAATCTCCCTGATTGTCAGGGAGGTTTAATTTTGTTTAAGCGCTCTGTTTATGGAGATACGGTTCTTTGGTTCTATAAAAACAAGTTAAATGAGGTTACATAAGGTTACATGGGGTTAATTGAGGTTGCCTTTGCAACGTCATGTAACATCATTTAACATCATGCAACTTCAGATAACCTATATTATTATGTGTAAAACAGCGATTTACCCGGGCAGCTTTGACCCGGTAACTTATGGCCATATTGATTTAATCAAGAGGGCAAAGGAAGTCTTTCCGGATTTGATAGTGGCCGTAGCCTATAACGCCCATAAAAAGCCTATTTTTAGCGTTAAAGAGCGAGTTGATATGCTTAAAAAAGCTACCGCTGGAATTGAAGGGGTAGAGATCACTTCCTTTGACGGCCTGGTTGTGGATTTTGCCCGTAAGCACAAATCCGCTGTGATCATCCGGGGATTGCGCATGATCTCAGATTTTGAATATGAGTTTCAGATGGCTTTGACCAACCGCAAACTTGCCCCTGATATTGAAACGATCTTTCTTATGCCGCAGGAAGCCTATAGTTATGTTTCTTCCCGGCTTTTAAAAGAAGCATCCTCCTTGGGCGCTAATTTAGGCGCGTTTATCCCGGATTTCGTGGAAAAGGCCTTGAGGGATAAATTAAGGCTTGGCAAGAAATAAGCCAGAATGAAGATTAACATCCATCAGATCCCGCAAGATGGAATATACATAGAAGAAAAAATCGACCCGCGCCACTGGGAATTAGACGCTGCCCATGTGCGTTTTACGGGTGATGTTCTTTTAAAGGCGCATTTAAACAAAATAACCAACGCCATAAGCGCCAAGATCAGCGTTTCCGGGAAAGCGTTAATGACCTGCGGCAGATGCTTAGGCGATTACCGGGTTAGCCTGAATAAAGATTTTCAGCTGGATTTTCCGGTTGACGAAAAGGAACAGTTTTTAGTTTTAGACGATAAGATACGCGATGAAATAATAATAGATTTTCCCATCAAGCCTTTATGCAAAGAAAATTGCAAAGGATTGTGCGTTTCCTGCGGCGTAAATTTAAATGAAAACAAATGCAATTGCAGGTGAAATTGAAAGGAGCAAAAGGTGCCATTACCCAAAAGGAGACATTCCAAGACGCGCGGCAGAAAACGCCGTACGAATTGGAAGATAGCTAAAGCCAATCTTATTCTGTGCCCTCAATGTAAAAGCCTGAGAGTTCCTCATCGTGTTTGCGCGGTTTGCGGGTATTATGCCGGCAACAAGGTTCTGGAAATCAAGGTTAAAGAGAAGAAAAACAAAAAAGCCTAAGATAAACCATGAGAATAATCGTAGACGCGATGGGCGGTGATTACGCGCCACAAGTAGTGATAGAAGGCGCGATTGCCGCGGTTAAGGAATACGGTAAAGAAGTGGTTTTAGTGGGAGACCAGCAGAAAGTTGAAGCCCTGCTTGGCAAGCATCGTTATTCTGGGGATAAGATCTCTGTTGTGCATGCTGCGGATGCCATTGAAATGCATGAGCCGGCAGCTAATAGCGTGCGCAGGAAACGCAATTCTTCCATTGTTATCGGCCTTAATCTTATTAAAGAAGGCAAAGGCGACGCTTTTTTCAGCGCCGGCAATACCGGAGCGGTAGTTTGCGCGGCTACTTTATCTTTAGGGCTCTTGCCCGGCATTGAAAGGCCAGGCATTGCCATAGTCACGCCTACCTTAAAGGGGATTTCCCTTATTGTGGATGTGGGCGCCAATATTACTGCTAAGCCGGAGCATCTCTTGCAATACGGCATTATGGCCGCGGCTTACAGCAAATTCATTTTGAATAAACCCAACCCTACCATCGGGCTTTTAAATGTAGGCGAAGAGGAGTCTAAGGGTACAGATTTTCTAAAAGAAACCTTTGAGCTTTTAAGCAAAAGCAAAGTCAATTTTATCGGCAATGTTGAGGGGAAAGATTTATTTTCCGGCAGGGTAGATGTTATTGTTTGCGACGGTTTTGTGGGCAATGTCGCTTTAAAGGTCATTGAAAGCACCGCCGAAGCCATTCAGATATTCTTAAAAAGGCACCTTCAGAAAAGCAGCATCTTCGGAAAATTCGGGCTGTTGCTTTTGCGGCCTACCTTTATTCGTTTCAAAAAAGATATGGATTATTCAGAATATGGAGGGGCGCCGTTGTTGGGAGTAAACGGCGTAGTCATCATCGGCCACGGCAGGTCTAATGCCAAGGCGATCAAGAATGCCATTCGTATTGCCGCGGAAGAAGTAGAGCGCAAAGTAAATGATAAGATCTTAGAGTCTTTGTGACCCGCGCATAATCAAGTTATCCCGGAGAGAAAATGAATAGTGTCGGAATAATCGGAATAGGAAAATACCTGCCGAAAAAGGTCCTTACAAATCAGGACTTGGAAAAAATGGTGGATACTTCCGATGAATGGATTACTACCCGCACCGGAATTCAAGAAAGGCGTATTGCCGCGAAGAA
It includes:
- a CDS encoding prepilin-type N-terminal cleavage/methylation domain-containing protein, coding for MNVKALTLIELIITLIIISIVMVLISASLFFFIAQFQSNVERSQLYAQMNYAMEDVKMRCPSAIDLGSYFDVRFPSGGNKDTKDKLIFWGEKDQANVTPDDKSDNLWYKYYINPSGDFVIKECVNSSCNAGSEDILIDKDFQPKIEFIYEKDSAPNFLKVLLTAQNKKPALGSQAQIVKEAGLRFWFIDIAK
- the plsX gene encoding phosphate acyltransferase PlsX encodes the protein MRIIVDAMGGDYAPQVVIEGAIAAVKEYGKEVVLVGDQQKVEALLGKHRYSGDKISVVHAADAIEMHEPAANSVRRKRNSSIVIGLNLIKEGKGDAFFSAGNTGAVVCAATLSLGLLPGIERPGIAIVTPTLKGISLIVDVGANITAKPEHLLQYGIMAAAYSKFILNKPNPTIGLLNVGEEESKGTDFLKETFELLSKSKVNFIGNVEGKDLFSGRVDVIVCDGFVGNVALKVIESTAEAIQIFLKRHLQKSSIFGKFGLLLLRPTFIRFKKDMDYSEYGGAPLLGVNGVVIIGHGRSNAKAIKNAIRIAAEEVERKVNDKILESL
- a CDS encoding BatD family protein gives rise to the protein MDMKKIELMLTAFIAAGIFLSSAQASEIKVEAQVDKKAMTTDEALTYKISVSSLENKLPEIKLPDFAGFTVISQAQSSSFNFSSGKANNSAVFIYVLACLKVGKLEIKPASVKIGKDTFTTESFVIEVKQGKNPLRSRPEKQDNALPEEFTSDRPQYAL
- the coaD gene encoding pantetheine-phosphate adenylyltransferase; its protein translation is MQLQITYIIMCKTAIYPGSFDPVTYGHIDLIKRAKEVFPDLIVAVAYNAHKKPIFSVKERVDMLKKATAGIEGVEITSFDGLVVDFARKHKSAVIIRGLRMISDFEYEFQMALTNRKLAPDIETIFLMPQEAYSYVSSRLLKEASSLGANLGAFIPDFVEKALRDKLRLGKK
- the recG gene encoding ATP-dependent DNA helicase RecG, producing the protein MENNPLEQSVQYLKGVGPARLKLLQKIGVNSLEDLLYYFPRRYQDRRNFIPIAALEQGQVQAIRAKIISCYQRSSFYRRGFKITEIVAADKSGKITCVWFNQPYIKNYLKIGEEAIFYGRVGSFGKKLQMHSPEFEVLSVGEDAQANSDSLMPVYSLPDSITQRYFRDLIKLVIDAYLPKLHDFIPYSMRQRNNLLNLAKALVSIHFPADQEARALAYQRLAFDEFLFFQIPLALRKHRRKEEQGIAHKTEGGLVDCFLRGLGFKLTSSQEQVLKEIKKDMASPQVMQRLLQGDVGSGKTVVATASCLMAVQGGFQAAFMVPTEILARQHYEKISSQLSAISRQPSAISRQPSAISFQLKAIKVALLTSALNKKEKEKIYQGIKNGAINLVIGTHALLQQQVEFKNLGLVVIDEQHKFGVGQRALLPQKGKSPDILIMTATPIPRTLAITIYGDLDVSVISELPAGKGKIKTMNFSVGQEKAAYSLAKKELEAGRQAYIIYPVIEESYALDMEGAKKKYAQLSSGDFKQYRLGLIHGRLDDKQQNQLMQDFRDKKLDILVSTTILEVGIDIPNATCIIIENAERFGLSQLHQLRGRVGRGKDDAYCLLIANTSTVEAKARMEAMVNYSDGFHISEEDLRIRGPGEFFGMRQHGLSQLKIANPLTQMQLLKKARDEALRLINDDAGLVAKDNVLIRQRLFKAFPEYENLILTG
- the rsmD gene encoding 16S rRNA (guanine(966)-N(2))-methyltransferase RsmD, whose product is MRITSGIYKNRKLKMPAGIRPTQEKTRKAIFDIMGDISGLRFLELFAGSGAVGFEALSRQVEEVVLVEDSRACQKVIQEAIRDWKIPNCSLLPLPVPKAIEILVKNNDRFDIIFMDPPYYQDWAKKILQSLSSCDILAPNGFVVAQTHKTENLPDCQGGLILFKRSVYGDTVLWFYKNKLNEVT
- a CDS encoding acyloxyacyl hydrolase → MRIKDCKSLSLLLLGFFLLPALLTAQEAPQRSLEAIEFFAGYGWNQLKPFKAGEPRKDYRQIPLLADFDFNLKNFTKKVGVNPPGLLQFQVEPFFSFVTSPDRNIETGTSFFIKIGILPQTSRIQPYIKAGPGMVYMTQNTAEQGTKFNFIETGAAGFHFFINKNTAFSAEYRFRHLSNAGIKEPNGGINSRFVLAGVTYQY
- the dusB gene encoding tRNA dihydrouridine synthase DusB, producing the protein MPLCIGKLKIPSRLILAPMAGVTDFPFRSLNRRFGCEFAFVEMINVRSLSHKSKKTKSMLFSDNKDSPLGVQILGCESEYILKGMEVLANYKYDLLDFNSACPAKKIVRRHEGSYLMRTPKKLAKLLKLVVKNSKVPVTVKIRSGWDKDSINAADVALACQDAGVSCVFMHGRSRMQEYSGNVDYKIIKQTKKVLQIPLVASGDIFDARLAKKMFDETGCDGLAVARGALGNPWLFNQIGKYLDKGILIDQPKVEEIKKVMREHLDGCVKFYNAKPAVIIFRKFFVWYTKGLRDIRKIRQDAMSITSLDKMQKIIDGLEE
- a CDS encoding DUF177 domain-containing protein, with protein sequence MKINIHQIPQDGIYIEEKIDPRHWELDAAHVRFTGDVLLKAHLNKITNAISAKISVSGKALMTCGRCLGDYRVSLNKDFQLDFPVDEKEQFLVLDDKIRDEIIIDFPIKPLCKENCKGLCVSCGVNLNENKCNCR
- the rpmF gene encoding 50S ribosomal protein L32, with translation MPLPKRRHSKTRGRKRRTNWKIAKANLILCPQCKSLRVPHRVCAVCGYYAGNKVLEIKVKEKKNKKA